A window of Clostridia bacterium genomic DNA:
TGAAGCTGCCGGTGAATTGGTGGAAATAGGTTTGGAAGCCTATGTTTTGGGGGTGGTGGCTGCCGAGATGCCCGCTTCTTTTGCTGAGGAGGCTTTAAAGGCACAAGCAGTAGCTGCTCGTACTTATGCTTTAAAACGGCTGCTGGTGCCTGATCCGCGTGTAAAGGCTGTGCATCAGGCCGCTGAGTTAAGTAGTGATCCAGCAGTCAATCAGGCTTGGATTAGTACCGCGGTAATGAAAAAGAGGTGGGGAAAATGGAATTATTTGCGGTACTATAAAAAGGTGGCAGCTGCAGTACAAGAAACACAAGCAGAAGTTTTGCTTTATAATGGTCAGTTGATTGATCCGGTTTATCATGCTTCCTGTGGTGGCCGGCAAACAGAAAATGCGGAAGCAGTTTGGCAGTTCGCTTTTCCTTATTTAAAAGGTGTTCCTTGTACTGGACATCAAGATAAGCATCAGCTTACTAAAATTTCCTTTACTCATCGGGAGGCCCGAGAACTTTTGGGTTTAGCAAAATTAGATAAGATTACTCCTGGACAAAAAAGTTCCACTGGGCGAGTGGAAACTATTGTCCTAAATGGGAAAAGTTTTAGTGGTGCTGAAGTGCGGACAATTTTTAATTTACCTTCCACTAAATTTACTTGCCAATTAGATGCTCAAGGACTTAATTTTAGCTGTAATGGTTATGGACATGGTGTAGGTATGTGTCAATATGGAGCTCAAGATTTGGCCAAGGCTGGTAAAA
This region includes:
- the spoIID gene encoding stage II sporulation protein D yields the protein MSLRFIKRRQRYRLFLAGAGMLSFLLVLFLLGSCMRRCLLVEKTPVIENELRMIKLWDEAAGELVEIGLEAYVLGVVAAEMPASFAEEALKAQAVAARTYALKRLLVPDPRVKAVHQAAELSSDPAVNQAWISTAVMKKRWGKWNYLRYYKKVAAAVQETQAEVLLYNGQLIDPVYHASCGGRQTENAEAVWQFAFPYLKGVPCTGHQDKHQLTKISFTHREARELLGLAKLDKITPGQKSSTGRVETIVLNGKSFSGAEVRTIFNLPSTKFTCQLDAQGLNFSCNGYGHGVGMCQYGAQDLAKAGK